The following coding sequences are from one bacterium window:
- the cbiQ gene encoding cobalt ECF transporter T component CbiQ, whose product MELKRYTEIARMDELGRMDSPVHRLDARAQLLTTLLFILVVMSYSRYEVAALIPLLLYPVILVVMSNLSGKSILRKMAVAAPFALFVGIFNPWLDHHIEGMVGTYPLTGGWLSFASIMLRFTLTVSAAIILLACTGVHRLCAAGARMGMPQVFGVQVLFLYRYFFVIGDEGGRMARGVEMRSADSRSLGLRMYGILVGQLLLRAMDRAQRIYRAMAARGFEGEICVLQQARWGWQETGFVLGWLAFFLSARAWNLPVLLGYWITGGAG is encoded by the coding sequence CGAATTAGGGCGAATGGATTCACCTGTACATCGGCTTGATGCCCGCGCCCAGCTTTTAACTACCTTGCTGTTTATTCTGGTGGTGATGTCCTATTCCCGGTACGAGGTTGCTGCCCTGATACCGCTGTTGCTCTATCCTGTTATTCTGGTGGTGATGAGTAACCTTTCTGGCAAGTCGATACTCAGAAAGATGGCTGTCGCCGCTCCGTTTGCGCTGTTTGTGGGAATATTCAATCCCTGGCTGGATCACCATATTGAAGGGATGGTTGGCACATACCCTTTGACGGGGGGCTGGTTATCCTTTGCTTCCATAATGCTCCGGTTTACCCTGACGGTGAGTGCCGCCATTATTTTGCTCGCGTGTACCGGAGTACATCGCCTGTGTGCAGCGGGCGCGCGGATGGGGATGCCGCAGGTGTTTGGGGTACAAGTATTGTTCCTGTATAGATATTTCTTTGTTATTGGTGATGAGGGAGGTCGGATGGCGAGAGGCGTGGAGATGCGTTCTGCTGATTCACGGTCACTGGGGTTGAGGATGTATGGGATTTTAGTGGGGCAGCTATTATTACGGGCAATGGATCGGGCCCAGCGGATCTATCGGGCCATGGCTGCCCGAGGTTTTGAAGGTGAAATTTGCGTCTTGCAGCAGGCGCGATGGGGTTGGCAGGAAACGGGTTTTGTCCTGGGATGGCTGGCATTCTTTCTGAGTGCAAGAGCCTGGAATTTACCGGTGTTGTTGGGATATTGGATCACGGGAGGAGCAGGATGA
- a CDS encoding ABC transporter ATP-binding protein — MSRNSVEIKDVVFTYPDGTAALKGVSFTIAQGECVAVIGGNGAGKSTLLQHLNGYLRPTSGEVRVGDVTLTRETAKIIRRSVGMVFQDPDDQLFMPTVFEDVAFGPLNMGLSPEESGNRAMDALERVGMGHLRERPPYKLSAGEKRGVAIATALACLPDVLVMDEPSSNLDSRGRRRLMELLSTFEHTRLIATHDLEMVVAICPRVIVLSEGKVVVAGPTIEILGDESLMLRHGLEKPHSLKHRHPH; from the coding sequence ATGAGTCGCAATTCGGTGGAAATCAAGGATGTGGTGTTCACCTATCCCGACGGAACAGCGGCGCTCAAAGGGGTTTCCTTCACTATTGCACAAGGCGAATGTGTGGCCGTCATTGGGGGCAATGGTGCGGGGAAATCCACCCTTTTACAGCATCTGAATGGCTATCTGAGACCCACATCCGGAGAGGTTCGGGTGGGCGATGTGACTCTGACTCGGGAGACGGCAAAGATCATTCGTCGATCTGTTGGAATGGTATTTCAGGATCCCGATGATCAGTTATTCATGCCGACAGTATTTGAGGATGTTGCGTTTGGCCCACTCAACATGGGTCTATCTCCAGAGGAATCCGGAAATCGCGCCATGGATGCGTTGGAGCGGGTCGGGATGGGGCATCTGCGGGAACGGCCCCCTTACAAATTGTCGGCGGGTGAGAAGCGGGGCGTGGCGATTGCCACGGCGCTGGCCTGTTTGCCAGATGTGTTGGTTATGGACGAGCCGTCTTCGAATCTCGACTCCCGAGGGAGGCGACGCCTGATGGAATTACTGAGCACTTTTGAGCATACAAGGCTGATTGCAACCCACGATTTGGAGATGGTTGTGGCGATTTGTCCACGTGTGATCGTGCTGAGTGAGGGCAAGGTGGTTGTGGCGGGGCCTACAATCGAAATCCTGGGGGATGAGTCCCTGATGCTCAGGCATGGGCTTGAAAAGCCCCATAGCCTGAAGCATCGTCACCCGCATTGA